The following are from one region of the Candidatus Sericytochromatia bacterium genome:
- the bamA gene encoding outer membrane protein assembly factor BamA produces MRFGRRVRPWACGVLLGAGLWGGAADCSAADGATPPENAAFEGARIVSVSYEGETAGLDLARLDELGVLHAGSLYVAARARESVANMYQTGKFATIRVRARGVEPGAIALVYQLERARLITGWRFEGVSALAPDLLARTLDLSWGDRLNPERFKAWEELLRERYAREGYPRASLEVQVVPRGVDRVELWLKVREGEPVRVREVRIQAPGLDQATLRRLLETTPRAALSREDILRGVERIEGHVGEAGWVGSRVRWSLVMPDGRRETNHAAVMAAAPPWVDLMIAVEAGHQAKIEVDADVMLPEPELAKAITVYAQRSLSPYEIETSASKLQALYQSRGFAEAVVESEFDRIGSDTFKVRFKVKAGPQRVVGKVEFSGNETLSAGALKRIIQTGQTPPWQGPAPFDQAAWQDDMAALKEYYVKQGFLRARLTAQDTPRAHAPHVRDLHVQVFEGPRTLVGRIQFPGLNAYQQAGALQAVGVNPGDPYHPGAVAEWVSGAQAYMARLGFPRARVEAALVDGEDTPDATLRFTITRGPRKTVGRIIVRGNVKTSDGVVRRQITVQPGDFFDAEELVRTQQQIYQLGFFDRVQVEPLRPISADPDEAIDLVVVLHERETGWVGLGGGYGSLQGPQLSAEFLQNNLWGSGRPFRLEGLYSGPRATIQASLRDPYLLGTSQIGELGFSFLQERRRAGEPLYQTYGPTIGLSRPFGEGWLASVRYGWGRTAYPELLPEQVAAVASLPERTNSIVTLGLTHDARSDVMNPRWGDKLDLNVDWSTSLLGGSLVYLRPRVTGAHFLPLPRRIVLALGFEGGWLQPLSGGWALPTDLLFVSGGASSLRGYFNNVFPPGQPSGGHLMLVSHAELRTPLFADLGAVCFLDAGNVWGGWGHVWNEGIRVTGGLGLRYQTPVGPLRLDYGVRLHPRLEWAGWEGLYGGIGHAF; encoded by the coding sequence ATGCGCTTCGGTCGGCGCGTGCGGCCGTGGGCCTGTGGGGTGCTGCTGGGAGCCGGCCTCTGGGGGGGCGCCGCCGATTGTTCGGCTGCGGACGGGGCTACCCCTCCGGAAAACGCGGCCTTCGAGGGGGCCCGCATCGTCTCCGTCTCATATGAGGGAGAGACGGCCGGACTGGATCTGGCCCGTCTGGATGAACTCGGCGTGCTGCATGCCGGGAGTCTCTACGTGGCCGCTCGGGCCCGCGAGAGCGTGGCCAACATGTACCAGACCGGTAAATTTGCCACCATTCGCGTGCGGGCTCGCGGGGTGGAGCCCGGCGCGATCGCCTTGGTGTATCAGCTCGAACGGGCCCGCCTGATCACCGGTTGGCGTTTCGAGGGGGTGAGTGCGCTTGCCCCCGACTTGCTGGCGCGCACGCTCGATCTGAGCTGGGGCGATCGCCTCAATCCGGAGCGTTTCAAGGCCTGGGAGGAACTGCTGAGGGAGCGCTATGCCCGAGAGGGCTATCCCCGCGCCAGTCTGGAGGTCCAGGTCGTCCCCCGTGGCGTCGACCGCGTCGAACTCTGGTTGAAGGTGCGCGAGGGCGAGCCGGTGCGCGTTCGGGAGGTGCGCATCCAGGCGCCCGGACTCGATCAGGCGACCCTGCGAAGGTTGCTGGAGACCACGCCGCGCGCGGCGCTGTCGCGCGAGGACATCCTGCGCGGGGTGGAACGCATTGAAGGTCACGTCGGCGAGGCTGGTTGGGTCGGCTCTCGGGTCCGCTGGTCGCTGGTGATGCCTGATGGGCGTCGGGAAACGAATCATGCCGCGGTCATGGCCGCTGCCCCGCCCTGGGTCGATTTGATGATTGCCGTGGAGGCGGGCCACCAGGCCAAGATCGAGGTGGATGCCGATGTGATGCTGCCGGAGCCGGAACTGGCCAAAGCCATCACCGTCTACGCCCAGCGTTCGCTGAGCCCCTATGAAATCGAGACCAGCGCTTCCAAGCTGCAAGCGCTGTACCAGTCTCGCGGGTTTGCCGAGGCGGTCGTTGAGAGTGAATTCGACCGGATTGGCAGTGACACCTTCAAGGTGCGCTTCAAGGTCAAGGCGGGCCCCCAACGGGTGGTCGGCAAGGTGGAATTCAGCGGCAATGAAACCCTTTCTGCGGGGGCGCTGAAACGGATCATCCAGACGGGGCAGACGCCGCCCTGGCAAGGACCGGCCCCCTTCGACCAGGCGGCCTGGCAGGATGACATGGCGGCCTTGAAGGAATACTACGTCAAGCAGGGCTTTTTGCGGGCGCGTCTGACCGCGCAGGACACGCCGCGGGCGCATGCCCCCCACGTGAGAGACCTCCACGTGCAGGTCTTCGAGGGGCCGCGCACCCTGGTCGGGCGCATCCAGTTTCCCGGGCTGAACGCTTACCAGCAAGCGGGGGCGCTGCAGGCCGTGGGGGTGAACCCTGGCGATCCTTATCATCCGGGAGCGGTCGCTGAATGGGTGTCCGGCGCTCAGGCCTACATGGCCCGGTTGGGCTTCCCGCGGGCCCGGGTGGAGGCGGCTCTGGTCGACGGCGAGGATACGCCCGACGCCACGCTGCGCTTCACGATCACGCGGGGCCCGCGCAAAACGGTGGGGCGCATCATCGTGCGAGGCAATGTCAAAACCTCTGACGGGGTCGTTCGCCGGCAGATCACCGTCCAGCCGGGTGATTTCTTCGATGCCGAGGAACTGGTGCGCACCCAGCAGCAAATTTACCAGCTCGGCTTTTTCGACCGGGTGCAGGTCGAGCCCTTGCGCCCGATCTCCGCCGATCCGGATGAGGCGATCGACCTGGTGGTGGTGCTGCACGAGCGGGAGACCGGCTGGGTCGGCTTGGGCGGAGGGTACGGGTCCCTGCAAGGTCCCCAGCTCAGCGCCGAGTTCCTGCAAAACAACCTTTGGGGCAGCGGTCGACCGTTTCGCCTGGAAGGGCTCTACAGTGGTCCGCGGGCCACCATCCAGGCCTCGTTGCGGGACCCCTACCTGCTCGGCACCTCTCAGATCGGGGAACTGGGCTTCTCTTTCCTGCAGGAGCGGAGACGGGCGGGCGAGCCTCTTTATCAGACCTATGGTCCGACGATCGGTTTGTCGCGCCCGTTCGGAGAGGGCTGGCTGGCCAGTGTCCGTTACGGCTGGGGCCGAACGGCCTATCCTGAGCTGCTGCCTGAACAGGTGGCCGCCGTCGCCTCCTTGCCGGAGCGCACCAACAGCATCGTGACGCTGGGCCTGACCCACGATGCGCGTTCCGACGTGATGAACCCGCGCTGGGGCGACAAGCTCGACCTCAACGTGGACTGGTCCACCTCCCTGCTCGGGGGCAGCCTGGTGTACCTGCGGCCGCGCGTGACCGGGGCCCACTTTCTACCGCTGCCGCGCCGGATTGTGCTGGCCCTGGGCTTTGAGGGGGGCTGGTTGCAGCCGCTCAGCGGGGGCTGGGCCCTGCCGACGGACCTGCTGTTCGTGAGCGGCGGCGCGAGCAGCCTGCGGGGCTACTTCAACAACGTCTTTCCGCCTGGCCAGCCATCGGGCGGTCATCTCATGCTGGTCTCGCACGCGGAGCTGCGCACGCCTCTGTTCGCGGATCTGGGGGCGGTCTGCTTCCTGGACGCGGGCAACGTGTGGGGGGGCTGGGGCCACGTCTGGAACGAGGGGATCCGCGTGACCGGCGGATTGGGGCTGCGCTACCAGACGCCGGTGGGCCCCCTGCGGCTCGACTACGGCGTGCGCCTGCATCCGCGCCTGGAGTGGGCCGGCTGGGAGGGGTTGTACGGAGGCATCGGCCATGCGTTTTGA
- a CDS encoding diguanylate cyclase, producing the protein MTERLTTRYDLRGLLGEGGMGRVWRAWDRVLAREVALKQRRGDALTEAALQQEFWWMTRLKDPHLVDVYDYGLSAEGQAYYTMELVEGADLETLLPLPADQVLVMVRHVARALRRIHLDGLVHGDLKPANIRRTIDGTYKLMDFGLMRPAGQPVGLRGTLGYLAPEMIQRAPVDPRADLYTLGVVIYQALTGELPFPCEEPLEALRAHLTLSPPRPSRLVPNLAPLWDGLVTSLLAKDPARRPQSVSEVLSRLGEVVPPDPAVLMCPPFVGRERELQRFDALLDGLDKDSAAATWVLEAAPGAGKSRLLEECHTRAQLAGSLVLQVKVEPGASPYQPLRDLLRQALQALSEDEGLLLSTHREALQPLGLVAGPPDEGGAGSPRAAQLRLQAALNDILLAVGDGRSLVVLLDDWHLAAPEAQQLWTAFQQAGGVSTGLLSVLTRDAASTPEAAEDERVQLPALRPREVARFLGGMFGAPQVPAGFVQQVQELADGNPGRIQSLIEFWVSQDLIPQAEGAWQLERLGGDLHVPSSQRLLEARLADLTPAARRLVGLLAFLEGAFDFALMEHLLPDVSAEERRRAIADLERQRIVRRVDGQADFAPQHLARTLREATSAEAARQAHRRLAAAWLACHPDAVQARTQWCPTASPAPPPNVRLGDLFVHLANHLFAADEALEAIPWAAGAVRHLITQHATAAASALARRAAEAAGGVDGERLLDIPLRVWKASFETALGDLARLSGALGEAERCYQAALSCLEDGQAPHVIVRARIGLGLTLVVRSQEEALAHLREALPMVRALQATREELRCLAASARATYQLGDMVRARALYEETLALAERCEDESYRGECLCFLGFLDVTDPPKEDPMAAQRGLERIQRAIGIQTRLADKLALNDTYMLFGNALYQLGELPAAEYAFLRNQALCHELGFHEEAIALVNLAMITLDRGDHANAFLYGERAIALAEPLGHSFVVDLARGFQARTLAATGEFERSWSLLEEVLTRRREADDPYGELFTLRGALELSWCLGHWEAAEANLLAALDAQARSGIREQELAWGLYGARLALKRGQQGAAEAGLREGLLRAETRGAQVWEAQYCLALGELVSVDAGATEAAAWFERAETLATTCEARPVLIEALFWRARLARTQGQTLEADGWLHRAQDLAMRCQMPDWQARLAYERAWLHAPSPRAAQWLREASEHLTPLHDGLAEARRNAYLAKDHRAQMLGRVLPVQSDVASAEPLSDRDPRDLERQLQEARRNLAQHQQWFDDLQHTAERLQMQLDFAHDLQRLDDEETILRRTLQVVMGIARLERADLLLFDGLELDCRLSLERPGGAGLSDPWGGFADLLLDTSQLDEIQFIRDTQALPAWSHLPAPRALLTIPLQNEAGRWGLVLGLGHPELVGPLAAWDLDALRLVTQQLVAASRRLRLEAEWRSRADRLEMLYALSSKVSSTLVMAEVLDLVLRYTLDITQAERGLLFLCDAEGELRAEAARTLEGPIAAATFDAPVSRSTLRRVLESGEAICTTDARDDDSLRQQKSIQDLDLRTLLAVPLRAQKRALGVLYVDSRMVVNAFTERDLELLKAIASHASVALENARLYDLATVDRLTKLYFRSHFEQRLTEEIQRALRLGSVVSLLMMDIDHFKKFNDTYGHAVGDQVLAHVAGVIRANVRQDIDVPCRYGGEEMVVLLPDTDAAGAWAFAERLRLAIATNPLPTEAHGPLGVTVSIGAATCPDHAQTGFTLMELADQALYASKRGGRNQVTSYQAVGGLS; encoded by the coding sequence ATGACGGAGCGGTTGACCACGCGCTACGACCTGCGCGGCTTGTTGGGAGAGGGCGGCATGGGCCGGGTCTGGCGGGCCTGGGACCGGGTGCTCGCCCGTGAGGTGGCGCTCAAGCAACGGCGCGGGGATGCGCTGACTGAGGCGGCGCTCCAGCAGGAATTCTGGTGGATGACGCGCCTGAAGGATCCGCACCTGGTCGACGTGTACGACTATGGCCTCAGCGCCGAAGGCCAGGCTTACTACACGATGGAGCTGGTCGAGGGCGCCGACCTGGAGACCTTGTTGCCCTTGCCGGCAGACCAGGTGCTGGTAATGGTTCGGCACGTCGCCCGCGCCTTGCGTCGGATTCACCTGGACGGTCTCGTCCACGGCGACCTCAAGCCCGCCAATATCCGGCGCACCATTGATGGCACGTACAAGTTGATGGACTTCGGTCTGATGAGGCCGGCCGGCCAGCCGGTGGGCCTGAGAGGGACGTTGGGTTACTTGGCACCGGAGATGATCCAACGTGCCCCGGTGGACCCGCGGGCGGACCTGTACACCCTCGGGGTGGTGATCTATCAAGCCCTGACGGGGGAATTGCCGTTTCCCTGCGAGGAGCCCCTGGAGGCGCTGCGAGCGCACCTGACCCTGTCGCCTCCGCGGCCGTCGCGGCTGGTGCCGAACCTGGCGCCGCTCTGGGACGGTCTGGTCACCAGCCTGCTCGCCAAGGACCCCGCTCGCCGCCCCCAGTCGGTCTCCGAAGTGCTGTCCCGGCTCGGAGAGGTGGTGCCTCCGGATCCGGCGGTGCTGATGTGTCCGCCGTTCGTGGGACGCGAACGGGAGTTGCAGCGCTTCGATGCGCTGCTCGATGGCCTCGACAAGGATTCCGCGGCTGCGACGTGGGTGCTGGAAGCGGCTCCGGGGGCCGGCAAGTCGCGCCTGCTGGAAGAGTGCCACACGCGGGCCCAACTGGCGGGGAGCCTGGTGCTGCAGGTCAAGGTCGAGCCTGGCGCGTCCCCCTATCAGCCCTTGCGCGACCTGCTGCGTCAGGCGCTCCAGGCGCTCTCGGAAGACGAGGGCCTGCTGCTCAGCACCCATAGGGAGGCCTTGCAGCCCCTCGGTCTGGTCGCCGGGCCGCCGGACGAGGGGGGCGCAGGCAGCCCCCGGGCCGCTCAGTTGCGCTTGCAGGCCGCATTGAACGACATCCTGCTGGCCGTGGGGGACGGTCGCTCGCTGGTTGTCCTGCTCGACGATTGGCACCTGGCAGCGCCCGAGGCACAGCAGCTCTGGACGGCGTTTCAGCAGGCCGGCGGGGTGTCCACGGGGCTATTGAGTGTGCTGACCCGAGACGCCGCATCTACCCCGGAGGCGGCGGAGGATGAGCGGGTGCAGTTGCCGGCCCTGAGGCCCCGCGAGGTGGCGCGCTTCCTGGGCGGCATGTTTGGCGCGCCGCAGGTGCCCGCCGGCTTCGTCCAGCAGGTGCAGGAGCTGGCGGATGGAAATCCCGGCAGGATTCAGTCCCTGATCGAGTTCTGGGTCAGCCAGGACCTCATTCCGCAGGCTGAGGGCGCGTGGCAACTGGAGAGGCTGGGGGGCGACCTCCACGTGCCCAGCAGCCAGCGCTTGCTGGAGGCGCGTCTGGCCGACCTGACGCCTGCGGCTCGCCGCCTGGTGGGCCTGCTGGCGTTTCTGGAGGGCGCCTTTGACTTCGCGTTGATGGAACATCTGCTCCCCGACGTGTCGGCGGAGGAACGTCGACGGGCGATCGCCGATCTCGAACGCCAGCGCATCGTCAGACGGGTCGACGGGCAGGCCGACTTCGCGCCCCAGCATCTGGCGCGAACCCTGCGTGAGGCCACCTCGGCCGAAGCTGCGCGCCAGGCGCACCGCCGCCTTGCCGCGGCCTGGTTGGCCTGCCATCCGGATGCCGTCCAGGCGCGCACCCAGTGGTGCCCGACGGCTTCTCCAGCACCACCCCCCAACGTCCGACTCGGGGACCTGTTTGTTCATCTGGCCAATCACCTGTTCGCCGCTGACGAGGCTCTGGAAGCGATTCCCTGGGCTGCGGGCGCCGTGCGGCACCTGATTACCCAGCACGCGACCGCCGCGGCCAGTGCGCTGGCCCGACGCGCCGCCGAGGCCGCCGGCGGTGTCGACGGGGAACGCCTGCTGGACATCCCTTTGCGGGTATGGAAGGCCTCTTTTGAGACCGCCCTGGGAGATCTGGCCCGCCTGTCGGGAGCGCTGGGGGAGGCGGAACGTTGCTATCAGGCGGCCTTGTCCTGCCTGGAGGACGGCCAAGCGCCCCACGTCATCGTGCGGGCCCGCATCGGGCTGGGCCTGACCCTCGTGGTACGCTCGCAGGAGGAGGCCCTGGCCCACCTGCGGGAGGCGTTGCCGATGGTGCGTGCGCTGCAGGCGACGCGCGAGGAGCTGCGCTGCCTGGCCGCATCGGCCCGGGCCACTTATCAACTCGGTGATATGGTCCGCGCGCGGGCGCTGTACGAAGAAACGTTGGCCCTGGCCGAACGCTGCGAGGATGAGAGTTATCGGGGTGAATGCCTGTGTTTCCTCGGGTTTCTGGACGTCACGGACCCGCCCAAAGAGGACCCAATGGCCGCACAGCGCGGGCTGGAGCGCATTCAGCGCGCGATCGGGATCCAGACCCGTCTGGCCGACAAGCTGGCCCTGAACGACACCTACATGTTGTTTGGCAATGCGCTCTATCAGCTGGGAGAACTCCCGGCGGCCGAGTATGCCTTCCTGCGAAATCAGGCGCTCTGTCACGAGCTGGGCTTCCACGAGGAGGCCATCGCGCTGGTCAACCTGGCGATGATCACGCTGGACCGTGGCGACCACGCCAACGCCTTCCTTTACGGCGAACGCGCGATCGCCCTGGCAGAGCCGCTCGGCCATTCGTTCGTGGTCGACCTCGCGCGGGGCTTTCAGGCGCGCACGCTGGCTGCCACGGGAGAGTTCGAACGCTCCTGGAGCCTGCTCGAGGAGGTGTTGACGCGGCGTCGCGAGGCAGACGACCCCTATGGTGAGTTATTCACGCTGCGAGGGGCCCTGGAGTTGTCTTGGTGCCTGGGGCACTGGGAGGCGGCAGAGGCGAACCTGCTGGCGGCACTGGACGCGCAAGCGCGATCCGGAATTCGGGAGCAGGAACTGGCCTGGGGGCTGTATGGGGCCCGTCTGGCGCTCAAGCGGGGGCAGCAGGGGGCCGCGGAGGCGGGCCTGCGCGAGGGCCTCCTGAGGGCCGAAACCCGCGGCGCTCAGGTCTGGGAGGCGCAGTATTGCCTGGCCTTGGGTGAGTTGGTGAGCGTGGACGCCGGAGCCACCGAGGCGGCCGCCTGGTTCGAAAGAGCCGAAACGCTGGCCACCACGTGTGAGGCACGCCCCGTCTTGATCGAGGCGCTCTTCTGGCGAGCCCGCCTGGCCCGCACCCAGGGGCAGACGCTGGAGGCCGACGGCTGGCTGCATCGGGCTCAGGACCTGGCCATGCGCTGTCAGATGCCGGATTGGCAAGCGCGCCTGGCCTACGAGCGCGCCTGGCTCCACGCGCCCAGTCCCCGGGCGGCGCAGTGGTTGCGTGAGGCCAGCGAACATCTGACGCCCCTGCACGACGGCCTGGCCGAGGCCAGGCGGAACGCCTACCTGGCCAAGGACCATCGCGCCCAGATGCTCGGACGGGTGCTGCCCGTGCAGTCCGACGTGGCTTCCGCTGAGCCACTGTCTGACCGTGACCCGCGCGATCTCGAGCGGCAACTGCAGGAGGCCCGCCGCAATCTGGCCCAACATCAGCAGTGGTTTGACGACCTGCAGCACACCGCCGAGCGGTTGCAAATGCAGCTCGATTTCGCCCACGATCTCCAACGCCTTGACGACGAGGAGACCATCTTGCGCCGCACGTTGCAGGTGGTGATGGGCATCGCGCGGCTGGAACGGGCGGACCTGCTGCTGTTCGACGGGCTGGAACTCGACTGCCGTCTGTCGCTCGAAAGGCCTGGTGGCGCGGGCCTGTCGGACCCCTGGGGCGGCTTTGCGGACCTGCTGCTCGATACCTCGCAACTCGACGAGATCCAGTTTATTCGGGACACCCAGGCGCTGCCTGCGTGGTCACATCTGCCGGCTCCTCGTGCCTTGCTGACGATCCCCCTGCAGAATGAAGCGGGACGCTGGGGCCTCGTGCTGGGCCTGGGACATCCCGAACTGGTGGGCCCTCTGGCGGCCTGGGACCTTGACGCGTTGCGCCTGGTGACCCAGCAACTCGTGGCGGCCAGCCGGCGCCTTCGGCTCGAAGCGGAATGGCGCAGTCGCGCCGATCGCCTGGAGATGTTGTATGCCTTGAGCTCGAAGGTCAGCTCGACCCTGGTCATGGCCGAGGTGCTGGACCTGGTCCTGCGCTACACCCTGGACATCACCCAGGCGGAGCGCGGGTTGCTGTTCCTGTGTGACGCGGAGGGTGAATTGCGCGCCGAGGCGGCTCGCACCCTGGAGGGTCCGATCGCGGCCGCCACCTTCGATGCACCGGTCAGTCGCAGTACGCTGCGTCGGGTGCTCGAGAGTGGCGAGGCCATCTGCACCACGGATGCGCGGGACGATGATTCGCTGCGGCAGCAGAAGAGCATCCAGGACCTCGACCTGCGAACCCTCCTGGCGGTGCCCCTGCGGGCCCAGAAACGCGCCCTCGGCGTGCTTTATGTGGATAGTCGGATGGTGGTCAATGCCTTCACGGAGCGAGATCTGGAGTTGCTCAAGGCGATCGCCAGTCACGCTTCGGTCGCCCTGGAAAATGCGCGCCTGTACGACCTGGCCACGGTGGATCGCCTGACCAAGCTGTACTTTCGGTCGCACTTCGAACAGCGCCTGACGGAGGAGATCCAGCGGGCCCTGCGTCTGGGCAGCGTGGTGTCGCTCTTGATGATGGACATCGATCACTTCAAGAAGTTCAACGATACCTACGGCCACGCCGTCGGGGACCAGGTGCTGGCCCACGTCGCTGGCGTGATCCGGGCCAACGTCCGGCAAGACATCGACGTGCCCTGTCGCTATGGGGGCGAGGAAATGGTGGTCTTGCTGCCCGATACCGACGCCGCCGGGGCCTGGGCCTTTGCCGAGCGGTTGCGCCTGGCGATCGCCACCAATCCCTTGCCCACCGAGGCGCACGGACCGCTCGGCGTAACGGTCTCGATCGGGGCGGCCACCTGCCCGGACCACGCGCAAACGGGTTTCACCCTGATGGAGTTGGCGGACCAGGCCCTCTATGCCAGCAAGCGCGGCGGGCGCAATCAGGTGACCAGCTACCAGGCGGTGGGCGGTCTCAGCTGA